From Bdellovibrio svalbardensis, one genomic window encodes:
- a CDS encoding CCA tRNA nucleotidyltransferase, whose amino-acid sequence MSSAQSVRQLIHAHPHWGAVQAIYHRLVANGYCAFLAGGCVRDALLGLVAHDLDIATDATPDQIESLFEKTVNVGKSFGVMRVIVDGADIEVATFRTDGDYKDGRRPDSVVFSSPEEDAKRRDFTINALFFDLQSEQVLDFVDGQIDLEQKIIKTVGQARFRFQEDQLRLLRAARFAAQLSFAVEEQTLLAMTEMASAVKNVSGERIRDEMGKLLKSKNVSLGLEVMNQSGLMKVLFPWRQGKTDWSAMGAQELWQNLSLFFREASPPDLAKGLGLLRLSAKDRKAIEESWELWQQPEAFFTKRTGSKLQLLLKSGVDWALQVLLQEKKFVPEIEAVRKQKAAWGDSLPKAFLSGDDVKGLLQGEAIGRCLQEVYWLQLERQLGSREEALLWLKKHLEKGS is encoded by the coding sequence ATGAGTTCAGCGCAGTCAGTTCGACAACTTATCCACGCCCACCCACATTGGGGTGCTGTGCAAGCAATCTATCATAGATTGGTTGCTAATGGCTACTGTGCCTTTTTGGCAGGCGGCTGTGTGCGTGATGCTCTTCTGGGTTTGGTGGCTCATGATTTGGATATCGCCACAGATGCGACCCCGGATCAAATTGAAAGTCTTTTTGAAAAAACCGTGAATGTCGGCAAAAGCTTCGGTGTTATGCGAGTCATTGTCGACGGGGCCGATATTGAGGTGGCGACCTTCCGTACGGACGGAGACTATAAGGATGGCCGCCGGCCTGACTCAGTGGTTTTTTCCTCTCCGGAAGAGGATGCAAAAAGACGTGATTTTACTATCAATGCTTTGTTTTTTGATCTTCAGTCAGAGCAAGTGCTGGATTTTGTGGATGGTCAGATAGATCTTGAGCAAAAAATCATCAAAACCGTGGGGCAGGCTCGATTTCGCTTCCAAGAGGATCAGTTGAGACTCTTGCGAGCCGCCCGCTTTGCCGCGCAGCTCAGTTTTGCTGTTGAAGAGCAGACTTTATTGGCTATGACGGAAATGGCTTCGGCAGTGAAGAATGTCAGTGGGGAACGCATTCGTGATGAGATGGGCAAGCTCCTCAAATCAAAAAATGTTTCTTTAGGTCTTGAGGTGATGAATCAGAGTGGTCTGATGAAAGTGCTATTCCCGTGGCGGCAAGGCAAAACCGATTGGTCTGCCATGGGGGCTCAAGAACTTTGGCAAAATTTGAGTTTGTTTTTTCGAGAGGCTTCCCCGCCAGATCTTGCAAAAGGTCTGGGGTTGTTGAGGCTTTCTGCCAAAGATCGTAAGGCCATCGAAGAGTCCTGGGAATTGTGGCAGCAGCCAGAAGCGTTTTTTACAAAGCGCACAGGATCCAAACTTCAGCTATTGTTGAAAAGCGGCGTCGATTGGGCTCTTCAAGTGCTGCTTCAAGAGAAGAAGTTTGTGCCAGAGATCGAAGCTGTTCGAAAGCAAAAAGCTGCGTGGGGAGATTCATTGCCGAAAGCCTTTTTGAGTGGTGATGATGTAAAGGGCCTTTTGCAGGGCGAGGCGATTGGCCGATGTTTGCAAGAGGTGTATTGGCTGCAACTGGAAAGACAATTGGGAAGTCGCGAAGAAGCTCTGTTGTGGTTGAAAAAACATTTGGAAAAAGGTTCTTAA
- the queG gene encoding tRNA epoxyqueuosine(34) reductase QueG translates to MTALITKLIKDELPELGFSHFGFSALSKPLSFEFYQGWLNEGLHGDMKYLEDHAPIKETPQAKWPRAQSALVFAIPYFPHPEGKADFPLKAARVSLYAQGMDYHFWFRERMQKLCTSLQEKFPDEEFLSFTDSSPILERDLAKRAGLGWVGKNTCLIHPKKGSLFFIGEIYTSLKMTTEFEPVPDFCGTCTRCIDICPTGALLEPRKMDARKCISYLTIESRTLPPEELREKIGDWFFGCDLCQTVCPWNQKVFKGQLSIETNLTLNEEQTQSLTEDLRYILSASGKKLEKDFWGTPLARAGSFGLKKNALIVAGNKKLLPLKEEVQKLTHHEKLGPLALWTLKKLASVEPEKS, encoded by the coding sequence ATGACCGCACTTATCACTAAACTTATCAAAGATGAATTGCCCGAATTGGGATTCTCTCATTTCGGCTTCTCGGCGTTGTCAAAACCCCTGAGCTTTGAGTTCTATCAGGGGTGGCTGAACGAAGGCCTGCATGGGGATATGAAATATCTCGAAGATCACGCCCCGATCAAAGAAACTCCGCAAGCGAAGTGGCCCCGGGCTCAATCCGCCTTGGTCTTTGCTATTCCCTATTTTCCACACCCCGAAGGCAAAGCCGACTTTCCACTAAAGGCTGCTCGAGTCAGCCTTTACGCTCAGGGAATGGACTATCACTTCTGGTTTCGCGAACGCATGCAGAAACTATGCACCAGCTTACAAGAGAAATTTCCTGACGAAGAGTTTTTATCTTTCACTGACAGCAGTCCAATTCTGGAGCGCGACCTGGCAAAGCGTGCCGGCTTGGGGTGGGTAGGAAAAAACACCTGCCTGATTCACCCCAAGAAAGGCAGCTTGTTTTTCATCGGCGAAATCTATACCTCGCTAAAAATGACGACGGAGTTCGAGCCAGTCCCTGACTTCTGCGGCACCTGCACTCGCTGCATTGACATCTGCCCCACAGGAGCCCTGCTCGAACCTCGCAAAATGGATGCACGCAAATGCATCTCTTATCTGACCATTGAATCTCGCACTCTTCCTCCTGAGGAATTGCGCGAAAAAATTGGCGACTGGTTTTTTGGATGTGATCTTTGCCAGACCGTCTGCCCTTGGAACCAGAAAGTTTTCAAGGGACAACTTTCCATCGAAACAAATCTAACGCTGAATGAAGAACAAACGCAGAGTCTAACGGAAGATCTACGTTATATTCTGTCCGCATCAGGTAAAAAACTTGAAAAAGATTTTTGGGGAACGCCTTTGGCGCGGGCGGGATCTTTTGGTCTTAAAAAGAATGCGCTCATAGTGGCGGGGAATAAAAAGCTTTTGCCCCTCAAAGAAGAAGTTCAAAAGCTCACTCACCATGAAAAACTTGGACCTCTGGCCCTCTGGACTCTGAAAAAGCTGGCTTCTGTAGAACCTGAGAAATCTTAA
- a CDS encoding HD-GYP domain-containing protein, with the protein MDYVSIRVSTLRGDQKIDFNAYIKINEKMILYLRRGDSFEGDRLQRLKEKKLKKMYILTDEEITYRNYLQKNIEVAYDNTSNKDIQTRAEIIQGAQQNNTEEVFENPENVESYNYAKDAAGKYVSFIMSNAQALTSVMKLENTDKNIAHHGVTVSTLAIALAQKLGISDPKKTQLLTLGALLHDYGHHHSSLNLSQPLDKMNPQDLANWKKHPQTGAEKVQDKKHFDQAVINIIAQHEETSNGTGPLGLREKDTDPLAVIVSSANAMDRLITFEGVPQAEAAKKLMIEHVGKHPLQHIQFLNEIMKGL; encoded by the coding sequence ATGGATTATGTCTCTATTCGCGTAAGTACATTACGCGGCGATCAGAAGATCGACTTTAACGCCTATATAAAGATCAATGAAAAAATGATTCTCTACCTTCGTCGTGGCGATAGTTTCGAAGGCGATCGCTTACAACGCCTCAAAGAAAAGAAACTGAAAAAAATGTACATCCTGACGGATGAGGAAATCACCTATCGCAACTATCTGCAAAAGAACATTGAAGTTGCCTACGATAACACCTCAAACAAAGACATTCAGACTCGCGCTGAAATCATCCAAGGTGCGCAACAAAATAACACCGAAGAAGTCTTTGAGAACCCTGAGAATGTTGAGTCCTACAATTACGCGAAAGATGCGGCTGGAAAATACGTTAGCTTTATCATGAGCAACGCCCAGGCTCTTACGTCTGTCATGAAACTCGAAAACACCGATAAGAATATTGCCCATCACGGTGTGACGGTTTCCACCTTGGCAATTGCACTCGCTCAGAAGCTTGGAATCAGTGATCCTAAAAAAACGCAGCTCCTCACTCTGGGCGCACTCCTTCACGACTATGGACACCATCATTCGAGTTTGAATTTAAGCCAGCCACTTGACAAAATGAACCCGCAAGATTTGGCAAATTGGAAGAAGCATCCTCAAACCGGCGCTGAAAAAGTTCAGGATAAAAAGCATTTCGACCAGGCTGTTATCAATATCATCGCTCAGCATGAAGAGACCTCCAACGGCACCGGCCCATTGGGATTGCGTGAAAAAGACACCGACCCATTGGCAGTTATTGTGTCCTCTGCCAACGCCATGGACCGCCTCATCACTTTTGAAGGTGTTCCTCAAGCTGAGGCTGCAAAGAAACTGATGATTGAGCATGTCGGCAAACATCCTCTTCAACATATTCAATTTTTGAACGAGATCATGAAGGGGCTGTAA
- a CDS encoding TIGR02285 family protein, with protein sequence MLFWLLLLITSSHPANAKERIIWYKPSWPPYFEATGPRTGQGFIDQLLNYLQDEIQSEHPEVQFESTYYALGTLEQMRLQKPNTCNVSHLRTPDREKIAYFTALYIQPPPQLVFREADWKTKLFEAKVISLSRLLDEKNLHGGFSTARSYGTALDAIIASRKKNSTVEIIPGSPESSSLLNMLSAQKFDFTLEYEEVVNYLESNKMVLGRFALAEAEEQRSAVVVHIACSKTEWGRKTILLLDSTLQRLANTVKFKRLMENWHSPALRNTFRKDFDEFYKTRAGAWTNATTP encoded by the coding sequence ATGCTGTTTTGGCTGCTTCTACTCATCACATCTTCACATCCTGCCAACGCAAAAGAGCGCATTATCTGGTATAAACCCAGTTGGCCTCCATATTTTGAAGCCACCGGACCCAGAACAGGCCAGGGCTTTATTGATCAGCTTTTAAACTACTTACAAGACGAAATACAAAGCGAACACCCCGAAGTGCAGTTTGAGTCGACTTATTATGCTTTAGGCACTTTGGAACAAATGCGCCTTCAAAAACCAAACACCTGCAATGTTTCCCATTTGCGCACTCCCGACCGCGAAAAAATCGCCTATTTCACAGCCCTCTATATTCAACCTCCCCCTCAGTTGGTTTTTCGGGAAGCTGACTGGAAAACAAAGCTGTTTGAGGCGAAAGTCATCTCCCTTTCCCGACTGCTTGATGAAAAAAATCTGCATGGTGGATTCTCCACCGCACGCTCCTATGGAACAGCTTTGGATGCGATTATCGCAAGTCGCAAAAAAAATTCCACAGTCGAAATTATTCCCGGCTCTCCGGAGTCCTCCAGCCTGCTCAACATGCTGTCCGCGCAAAAGTTTGACTTCACCCTCGAATATGAAGAGGTCGTCAACTATCTCGAAAGCAACAAAATGGTCTTAGGCCGCTTTGCTTTGGCGGAGGCGGAAGAACAGCGCTCGGCCGTGGTTGTACACATCGCCTGCAGTAAAACTGAATGGGGTCGCAAAACAATTCTGCTGTTAGATTCGACACTGCAACGATTGGCAAACACTGTAAAATTCAAACGGCTTATGGAAAATTGGCACTCACCCGCCCTTCGCAATACTTTCCGAAAAGATTTCGATGAGTTTTACAAAACTCGCGCAGGCGCATGGACCAATGCCACGACACCTTAA
- a CDS encoding chloride channel protein codes for MTTPSWRSKLQHYLNKFEYEKSLRLVPFLVASLAAAGTAIIYSKVFFQAEEGALWLINNTHWSLSLTATLLTIFLSWFIPYRIARQAGGSGIPQMLIANELDPAKDKSLIRSLIGIRVIATKILASLICVLGGGAVGQEGPTLQIASGIFYRIGEKSTHWIQQISSRTFILAGGASGLAAAFNTPLGGIAYALEELSKDTFNNFKTYVLWSVITTGILVQTFMGGYLYLGFPTLESVSITTYINVIGISLLAGAIGSYFGSILYGIAEFRKKFTGAKQLIALNLACGFLFWLGIYFLSRTGVGGGKLLILDLLFNGQWATPSDILVRIAGPLLMSLAGVAGGLFAPSLAIGAAMGSLFSQIFWPHNHHLLIMAGMIAFLTGFMRTPFTAFILIFEMTDRHSALFPMMISAAVAAGISRSFQKHSFYDRIKDDFLDARKINSPESGSPPPT; via the coding sequence ATGACAACACCTTCATGGCGATCCAAACTTCAGCACTATCTCAATAAATTTGAATATGAAAAATCTCTTCGCCTGGTTCCATTTCTCGTGGCAAGTCTTGCGGCAGCTGGCACTGCCATTATTTATTCGAAAGTTTTCTTCCAGGCGGAAGAAGGGGCGCTTTGGCTTATCAATAACACTCACTGGAGCCTCTCTTTAACGGCCACCTTACTTACGATATTCTTAAGCTGGTTTATCCCTTACAGAATTGCCCGCCAAGCCGGAGGCAGCGGCATCCCGCAAATGCTCATCGCCAACGAACTTGATCCCGCAAAAGACAAATCATTGATCCGCTCCCTCATTGGAATCCGCGTTATTGCCACAAAAATTCTCGCCTCCTTAATTTGCGTTCTGGGGGGAGGAGCCGTAGGACAAGAAGGTCCGACTTTACAAATTGCCTCTGGGATATTCTATCGCATTGGTGAAAAATCCACGCACTGGATTCAACAAATTTCATCAAGAACTTTTATACTCGCGGGGGGAGCTTCAGGTCTTGCGGCTGCATTCAACACTCCACTCGGAGGCATTGCTTACGCACTCGAAGAACTTAGCAAAGATACTTTCAATAATTTCAAAACTTACGTTCTGTGGTCCGTTATTACAACAGGCATTTTGGTTCAAACCTTCATGGGGGGATACCTTTATCTTGGTTTTCCCACTCTTGAATCAGTCAGTATCACGACCTATATTAACGTTATCGGAATCTCATTATTGGCCGGAGCTATTGGTTCATACTTTGGCTCTATTCTTTATGGCATTGCAGAATTTCGCAAAAAATTCACAGGCGCAAAACAACTCATTGCTCTCAATCTTGCTTGCGGATTTCTCTTTTGGCTTGGAATCTACTTTCTCAGCCGAACTGGCGTTGGCGGCGGCAAGTTATTAATTCTTGACCTGCTCTTCAACGGACAGTGGGCAACCCCCTCTGATATCTTAGTGCGCATCGCGGGGCCATTGCTCATGTCTTTGGCTGGCGTGGCCGGCGGACTTTTCGCTCCATCGCTGGCAATTGGCGCCGCAATGGGCTCACTCTTTTCACAAATTTTCTGGCCCCACAATCACCATCTTCTGATTATGGCGGGAATGATCGCTTTCCTGACAGGGTTTATGCGAACACCGTTTACAGCTTTCATTTTGATATTTGAAATGACCGATCGTCACTCTGCCCTCTTTCCTATGATGATCAGTGCAGCAGTTGCAGCGGGAATCTCAAGATCTTTTCAAAAGCATTCTTTTTACGATCGCATCAAAGACGACTTCCTCGACGCTCGAAAGATTAACTCCCCAGAATCAGGATCTCCGCCGCCAACATAG
- a CDS encoding creatininase family protein — protein sequence MSMNLAEKTWPQIEEYLKSSKHIIVPVGSTEQHGPTGLIGIDFLSAWEIAKVVGEKTNTLVAPPLCFGMAVHHMAFPGTITLSPLTYVQVVTEIIQSLAKNGFRKFTFINGHGGNIAPLTTAFCQAQQNDENYDIKLFNWWHLPEVTAYESKNFGNENGFHATCGEISVTMFTHPDAYKNVPKMDFKPTPERPHWPMSPKEFRLTFSDGRMGSNPALCSEEHGKMLFNLAVDSICQKLE from the coding sequence ATGTCGATGAATCTAGCAGAAAAAACTTGGCCTCAGATCGAAGAATATCTAAAAAGCAGTAAGCACATTATCGTCCCGGTCGGATCCACAGAACAACACGGGCCTACGGGTTTGATTGGTATTGATTTTCTATCTGCCTGGGAAATTGCGAAGGTGGTTGGAGAGAAAACCAACACCCTGGTCGCCCCGCCATTGTGTTTCGGTATGGCTGTGCATCATATGGCTTTCCCTGGCACGATCACCCTCAGTCCTCTTACATATGTTCAGGTCGTCACTGAAATCATCCAAAGCTTAGCTAAGAATGGCTTCAGGAAGTTCACCTTTATTAACGGCCACGGCGGCAATATCGCGCCTCTGACGACGGCCTTCTGCCAAGCTCAGCAAAATGACGAAAATTACGACATCAAGCTTTTCAACTGGTGGCATCTTCCGGAAGTAACAGCTTATGAAAGTAAAAACTTCGGCAACGAGAATGGCTTCCACGCGACTTGCGGAGAAATTTCAGTGACCATGTTCACACATCCCGACGCGTATAAAAATGTCCCCAAAATGGATTTTAAGCCCACTCCGGAACGCCCTCATTGGCCGATGTCGCCCAAAGAGTTTCGTTTGACATTCTCGGATGGAAGGATGGGATCAAATCCTGCTCTTTGCTCTGAAGAACATGGGAAAATGCTGTTTAATTTAGCAGTTGACTCAATTTGTCAAAAGTTAGAGTAG
- a CDS encoding formimidoylglutamase → MSWLHPIDKHLLFTKNDKEDPRLGECVQLLAQGDLDPSNKQFADIDFAILGYPDDEGIALNGGRVGAQVAPKEIRTYLYKMTPHLESTRLPKILDLGDLDKENPLAERHEKGRELIRHLAKNNKHWVSFGGGHDYGYCDSTGFLDAHPHDAVVINFDAHMDVRPTDKGFNSGTPFHRLLTEFSDKVDFAEVGIQNQCNSRYHIEWAKKHRASVFTLDQVNEQGLQSLLQNYLKGKEKKKIFLSVDIDAFTSNEAPGCSQSWTTGLFTKEFLNSLHWLIQNFNVRGLGIYEVSPPLDQDKRTCKLAALLAHNFIFATLNKA, encoded by the coding sequence ATGAGCTGGCTACATCCCATCGACAAGCATCTTCTTTTCACCAAAAACGATAAAGAAGATCCTCGACTTGGTGAATGCGTACAGCTTCTTGCTCAAGGCGACCTAGATCCTTCCAACAAACAATTCGCTGACATTGATTTTGCTATTCTGGGATATCCAGATGATGAAGGCATCGCTCTCAATGGCGGTCGCGTGGGTGCCCAGGTGGCTCCCAAAGAGATCCGTACTTATCTTTATAAAATGACTCCGCATCTTGAGAGCACTCGTTTGCCGAAGATTCTGGATTTGGGTGACCTGGATAAAGAAAATCCCCTGGCCGAGCGCCATGAAAAAGGTCGCGAACTCATTCGTCACCTGGCCAAGAACAACAAGCATTGGGTTTCGTTTGGTGGCGGTCATGATTATGGCTACTGCGATAGCACGGGCTTTCTAGACGCCCATCCCCATGACGCCGTGGTGATTAATTTCGACGCCCATATGGATGTACGCCCGACAGACAAAGGCTTCAACTCTGGAACCCCTTTTCACCGCCTGCTCACTGAATTTTCCGATAAAGTCGATTTCGCTGAAGTTGGCATTCAAAATCAATGCAACAGTCGTTATCACATCGAATGGGCAAAGAAACATCGCGCTTCGGTATTCACTTTAGATCAAGTGAATGAGCAAGGTCTCCAATCATTGCTGCAAAACTATCTCAAGGGTAAAGAGAAAAAGAAGATCTTCCTGAGTGTCGATATTGATGCCTTCACTTCGAATGAAGCCCCCGGTTGCAGTCAATCCTGGACTACAGGCCTTTTCACCAAAGAGTTCCTCAACAGCCTGCATTGGTTGATTCAAAATTTCAACGTGCGTGGCCTTGGTATCTACGAAGTCTCTCCTCCTTTGGATCAAGACAAACGCACTTGCAAATTAGCAGCCTTACTCGCTCACAATTTTATCTTCGCCACTCTTAACAAGGCCTAA
- a CDS encoding threonine aldolase family protein, with protein MKRGFGSDNHAGVHPKILESIALANIEHAPSYGTDDWTEAAIKEFRKQFGTEAQVFFVFNGTAANVTALRALTRPYQSVFCSDVAHINVDECGAPEQMAGCKLIPLPSRNGKISVEELEKAFIRRGDQHYSQTQVLSLTQPTELGTTYSIEELTGLITWAKSKKLYVHIDGSRLANAAIHLNKSFKEFTTDLGVDVVSFGGTKNGLLMGEAVIFLNKSLAHDFKYIRKQSSQLPSKSRFIACQFTAYFQNDLWKEIAGNSLQRAQELYEAVREIPQITVREKPQSNAVFAKIPSAWVKSLREKYFFYVWDENTFECRWMTSWDTKSEDIQGFAQALKEHVHPPASPK; from the coding sequence ATGAAACGCGGTTTCGGCAGCGACAACCATGCGGGTGTCCATCCCAAAATCCTGGAGTCCATTGCTCTGGCCAATATCGAACATGCACCCTCTTACGGGACTGATGATTGGACCGAGGCTGCAATCAAGGAGTTTCGCAAACAATTCGGTACTGAGGCTCAGGTCTTTTTTGTATTCAATGGCACTGCCGCGAACGTTACGGCTTTGCGAGCTCTCACTCGCCCTTATCAATCTGTCTTTTGTTCTGATGTTGCCCATATCAATGTTGACGAATGTGGCGCTCCCGAACAAATGGCCGGATGCAAACTGATCCCGCTGCCTTCTCGAAATGGGAAGATCTCCGTGGAGGAGCTGGAAAAGGCTTTTATCCGCAGAGGCGATCAGCACTATTCACAAACTCAAGTTCTGAGCCTCACTCAACCCACCGAACTTGGTACGACTTACTCCATAGAAGAACTCACAGGCTTAATCACTTGGGCAAAGAGCAAAAAACTCTATGTCCATATTGATGGATCACGCCTGGCTAACGCTGCTATTCACTTAAACAAATCTTTCAAGGAATTCACCACTGATTTAGGTGTGGATGTCGTCTCTTTCGGTGGCACCAAGAATGGTCTTTTAATGGGTGAGGCTGTGATCTTTTTAAACAAATCCCTGGCCCACGACTTTAAATACATCCGCAAACAAAGCAGTCAACTTCCCTCGAAGTCACGCTTCATTGCCTGTCAGTTCACGGCTTATTTCCAGAATGATCTTTGGAAAGAAATTGCCGGAAACTCTCTACAGCGTGCGCAGGAATTGTATGAAGCCGTTCGCGAAATCCCTCAGATCACCGTCAGAGAAAAACCTCAAAGCAACGCTGTCTTCGCTAAGATTCCCTCAGCATGGGTGAAAAGCCTGCGTGAAAAGTACTTCTTTTATGTTTGGGATGAAAACACCTTTGAATGCCGCTGGATGACCTCTTGGGACACCAAGAGTGAAGACATCCAGGGCTTCGCACAAGCTCTTAAAGAACATGTCCACCCTCCGGCTTCGCCGAAATAG
- a CDS encoding tryptophan 2,3-dioxygenase family protein: protein MKYPPVHYHNYLDIEKLLNAQHPKSVEYQKPAHDELLFIIVHQTYELWFKQILFELDSVLKTFQQPQIEEEQMGRASARLERIVSILKLIIGQVDVLETMTPLDFLDFRDMLYPASGFQSFQWRLIETKLGLRVEDRLAYNQSPFYKSLMEDQQKEMNEVLNQQSLFDAVEKWLERTPFLQGENFNFWDTYKQAVNQMFQDDINTVNVNTRLNEEEKAKNVKGLQESLKTFDALFDEKAFNELRAQGHFRLSYKGLHAALLIQLYRDQPILQTPFRIIRALLDIDETMTTWRYRHALMAYRMLGQKIGTGGSSGHKYLADATSKHKIFTDFFNLTTFFIPRSKVPTLPKSISDRMSFHY from the coding sequence ATGAAATATCCTCCAGTCCACTATCACAACTATCTGGATATCGAAAAGCTGCTCAACGCTCAACACCCTAAAAGTGTTGAGTACCAAAAACCAGCCCACGACGAATTGCTTTTCATCATCGTTCACCAGACTTATGAGTTGTGGTTTAAGCAGATTCTTTTTGAATTGGATTCTGTTCTAAAAACTTTCCAGCAACCACAAATCGAAGAAGAACAAATGGGCAGAGCCAGTGCTCGCCTTGAGCGCATCGTTAGCATTCTCAAGCTTATCATCGGACAAGTGGATGTTCTGGAAACCATGACACCTCTGGATTTCCTAGATTTCCGCGACATGCTTTACCCTGCCTCGGGATTCCAAAGCTTTCAGTGGCGTCTGATTGAAACGAAGCTGGGTCTGCGTGTTGAGGATCGTCTGGCCTACAACCAGTCACCGTTTTACAAATCACTCATGGAAGACCAACAAAAGGAGATGAACGAAGTCCTCAATCAGCAGTCCCTTTTTGATGCTGTGGAAAAATGGCTAGAGCGCACTCCGTTCTTACAAGGTGAAAACTTCAACTTCTGGGATACCTACAAACAAGCTGTCAATCAGATGTTCCAGGACGACATCAACACCGTGAACGTCAACACTCGCCTGAACGAAGAAGAAAAAGCCAAGAATGTTAAAGGACTTCAAGAATCATTAAAAACCTTCGATGCTTTGTTTGATGAAAAAGCCTTCAACGAACTGCGCGCGCAAGGGCATTTCCGTTTAAGCTACAAAGGTCTACATGCAGCCCTGCTGATCCAGCTCTATCGCGACCAACCGATTCTGCAAACTCCATTCAGAATCATCCGTGCTTTGCTGGATATCGACGAGACCATGACCACATGGCGCTATCGTCACGCCTTGATGGCCTACAGAATGCTGGGACAAAAAATTGGAACGGGTGGATCGAGCGGACATAAATATTTGGCGGATGCCACTTCGAAGCATAAGATCTTCACAGACTTCTTCAATTTAACGACATTCTTTATTCCACGTTCAAAAGTTCCCACTCTTCCGAAATCAATTTCGGATCGCATGAGTTTTCACTACTAA
- the ppk2 gene encoding polyphosphate kinase 2: protein MREKKKTSSQDTAKRDAKESVKETEKEKISNKIYEKEIRKLHVELVKLQQWVVYKGLKVCILFEGRDGAGKGGTIKALTERVSPRVFRVVALPAPTEREKSQMYLQRYVSHLPSAGEVVIFDRSWYNRAGVDRVMGFCTKEQVEHFLKMAPLVERAMVDSGIILLKYWLEVSPEEQERRLEDRIHDGRKIWKLSPMDVKSFKLWDEFTKARDEMLAASDTSWAPWYVAVSEDKMRVRLNVLKHILEQIPYKKVPQEEIRLPKRKIKNRVGDESKFKLVPDAY, encoded by the coding sequence GTGAGAGAAAAGAAAAAAACCTCCTCGCAGGACACGGCTAAAAGAGATGCGAAAGAATCTGTTAAGGAAACTGAAAAAGAAAAAATCAGCAATAAGATTTATGAAAAGGAAATAAGGAAGCTCCATGTTGAATTGGTTAAGCTCCAGCAATGGGTTGTATATAAAGGTTTGAAAGTTTGCATTCTTTTTGAGGGAAGAGATGGCGCCGGCAAAGGAGGAACCATTAAGGCTCTTACCGAGCGAGTCAGTCCCCGAGTGTTTCGTGTGGTGGCCCTTCCGGCCCCTACAGAAAGGGAAAAAAGTCAGATGTATCTTCAGCGCTATGTCTCTCATCTTCCATCCGCTGGGGAAGTCGTGATTTTTGATCGCAGCTGGTACAATCGGGCTGGCGTGGATAGGGTGATGGGTTTTTGTACGAAAGAACAAGTGGAGCATTTTCTTAAGATGGCTCCACTCGTGGAACGAGCCATGGTGGATTCCGGAATTATTCTTTTGAAGTACTGGCTGGAGGTTAGTCCGGAAGAACAGGAACGAAGACTTGAAGATCGCATTCATGATGGGCGCAAAATCTGGAAACTTTCCCCCATGGATGTGAAATCATTTAAATTGTGGGATGAGTTTACGAAAGCCCGGGATGAGATGCTTGCAGCCTCAGATACGTCCTGGGCCCCCTGGTATGTTGCTGTTTCCGAAGATAAGATGCGCGTGCGATTGAATGTGCTCAAACATATTCTTGAGCAGATTCCCTATAAAAAAGTTCCGCAAGAGGAAATAAGGCTTCCAAAAAGAAAGATCAAGAATCGCGTGGGGGATGAGAGCAAGTTTAAACTTGTTCCAGACGCGTATTAA